A DNA window from Impatiens glandulifera chromosome 7, dImpGla2.1, whole genome shotgun sequence contains the following coding sequences:
- the LOC124945533 gene encoding U11/U12 small nuclear ribonucleoprotein 31 kDa protein: protein MGGRSDSDEDDTFYYRYSTVPPPQPPPPHSSTSQTTNSSINGGSGGLAPSKSTVYVSNLDFNLTNSDIFTIFSTFGRVAKVTALKDRNTRQSRGVAFVLFVSREDAVAAVQGIHGKLLNGRTLTASIATDNGRASEFIRRKVYKDKTRCYECGESGHLSYECPRNQFGPRERPEPSKRSKHGDGGGGGGRRSLTRNRAVEEDENGDDDDDGDGGVGFDDDNWASVVDTGADQRLLVQEKEGLSKKKDSSSKMKKKKTSYFSDESGEDD, encoded by the coding sequence ATGGGTGGTCGAAGCGATAGCGATGAAGACGATACGTTCTACTACCGTTATTCCACCGTCCCGCCGCCGCAACCACCGCCGCCTCATTCCTCCACCTCTCAAACAACCAATTCTTCTATCAATGGAGGTAGTGGAGGTCTCGCGCCTTCCAAATCCACCGTCTATGTAAGCAACCTCGATTTCAACCTCACAAACTCCGACATTTTCACTATCTTCTCCACCTTCGGTCGTGTTGCTAAGGTCACCGCCCTTAAGGATCGCAACACTCGACAGAGCCGCGGCGTCGCTTTTGTTCTCTTTGTATCCCGAGAAGACGCCGTCGCCGCCGTCCAGGGAATTCATGGAAAGCTCCTCAATGGTCGAACCCTAACCGCTTCCATAGCTACGGACAACGGCCGCGCTTCCGAATTCATTCGCAGGAAAGTGTATAAGGATAAGACTAGATGTTACGAGTGTGGAGAATCTGGACATTTGTCTTATGAATGCCCACGTAATCAATTTGGTCCTAGAGAACGCCCGGAACCCTCTAAGCGATCAAAGCATGGTgatggtggtggaggaggagggAGAAGAAGTTTGACCCGGAATAGAGCGGTGGAGGAGGATGAAaatggtgatgatgatgatgatggggaTGGAGGGGTAGGGTTTGATGATGATAATTGGGCATCAGTGGTGGATACAGGTGCTGATCAAAGGCTGTTGGTGCAAGAGAAAGAAGGGTTATCTAAGAAAAAAGATAGTAGTAgtaagatgaagaagaagaaaactagCTATTTTAGCGATGAAAGTGGAGAGGATGACTGA
- the LOC124945136 gene encoding NAD(P)H-quinone oxidoreductase subunit O, chloroplastic: MALSAVFSPSRTLTTTYVQIRIKPTHSIVIRAAVQSEGENAAPPPPAAAKTNPQPPASPPKLPRKPVYSMKKGQIVRVDKEKYLNSINYLSVGHPIYFKGLDYIYEDRGEILDLRNFDTGEYALISWVGIPTAPAWLPTDMLIKSDKLDYTRI, encoded by the exons ATGGCCTTGTCTGCAGTTTTCTCACCATCAAGGACATTAACAACAACATATGTTCAAATTAGAATAAAGCCGACTCATTCTATTGTAATCAGAGCTGCTGTTCAATCGGAAGGAGAGAACGCTGCTCCTCCTCCTCCTGCTGCTGCTAAGACGAATCCACAGCCCCCAGCATCCCCTCCTAAGCTGCCGAGAAAACCAGTTTACTCGA TGAAGAAAGGTCAAATAGTGAGAGTAGACAAGGAGAAGTACCTTAATAGCATTAAT TACTTATCTGTCGGGCATCCAATTTACTTCAAAGGCTTGGATTACATATATGAAGATCGTGGTGAG ATTCTTGACCTTCGAAATTTCGACACTGGAGAATATGCACTT ATATCTTGGGTAGGTATTCCAACTGCCCCGGCTTGGCTTCCCACAGACATGTTAATCAAG TCTGATAAGCTTGACTACACCAGGATTTGA
- the LOC124910064 gene encoding pentatricopeptide repeat-containing protein At5g11310, mitochondrial: protein MAELMNSLLKRYCGGISSLSVPTVWTNDKLFSNCRSFYHITRLFFHTSPVSSLPPPPDSNAETSLIPLKLNPNSNFIHNDFTAISDLVSNSLVTSGRALELALDGTGIGPTPSLLQQAFDNFGTKYCDRLLNLFLWAERKPGYCDSVSVFNSMVNVLVNSRQFEMAWCLIFSRLKRKIEGPYMDVYVILIRQYARTGSPFFAIRTFEFACTSMLTHDAVLEDDLFVTLVESLCKKGYVHVASQYFEQRRELGLNCGLPVRIYSILLHGWFLLKDIECVEKLWEKMKKENLKHSVLAYGTLVNGYCHVDQVNVALNFLGEMQREGLKPNAIAYNAVINGLAKEGRLKEALGMLDRLLVSDSGPSNSTYDSLVKGFCKVGDVPGANKIVKMMINRGFVPTIMTYNYFFRHFSRLGKTEEAMSLYIKLIELGYIPDSVTCDLLIRLLCEQERLDLVIQVRKEMRARECELGLSSWTALIHFLCKMHRFEDAIQEFKEIREKGIIPLYPMFTEMIDELKAEGMNKIAEKLCDMMDSVPYSMMSARMYGRCGSEAAKRKTSILQKAKHMSDILKSHKEREFVTRGSRQRISKAG, encoded by the exons ATGGCAGAACTGATGAACTCTCTTCTCAAACGTTATTGTGGCGGCATCAGCTCTTTATCCGTTCCCACTGTATGGACGAATGATAAGTTGTTCTCAAATTGCCGATCATTTTATCACATAACTAGACTTTTCTTTCACACTTCGCCGGTTTCCTCGTTGCCACCGCCGCCAGATTCCAATGCGGAAACTTCCCTAATTCCGCTTAAACTTAACCCTAACTCTAATTTCATCCACAACGATTTCACCGCCATTTCTGACCTTGTTTCAAACTCTCTCGTTACGTCCGGCCGAGCTCTTGAACTGGCTTTGGATGGAACCGGAATAGGACCAACTCCATCTTTATTACAACAAGCTTTCGATAATTTCGGGACCAAGTATTGCGATCGGCTGCTGAATCTCTTTCTGTGGGCAGAGAGAAAACCTGGATATTGCGACTCGGTCAGTGTCTTCAATTCGATGGTCAATGTTCTCGTTAATTCAAGACAGTTTGAGATGGCTTGGTGTCTTATATTCTCTAGACTCAAAAGGAAGATTGAAGGGCCATATATGGATGTTTATGTCATTCTTATAAGACAGTATGCTAGGACAG GTAGTCCATTCTTTGCAATTCGAACGTTTGAATTTGCATGTACCTCCATGCTAACTCATGATGCAGTTTTGGAAGATGATTTATTTGTGACACTTGTGGAGTCATTGTGTAAGAAAGGATATGTTCATGTTGCATCACAGTATTTTGAGCAAAGAAGAGAACTTGGTCTTAATTGTGGTTTACCTGTTCGAATTTATAGTATACTTTTGCATGGATGGTTCCTATTAAAAGATATTGAATGTGTTGAAAAACTATGGGAGAAGATGAAAAAGGAAAACCTGAAGCATAGTGTGTTAGCCTATGGTACCCTTGTAAATGGATATTGCCACGTGGATCAAGTTAACGTAGCACTGAATTTTCTGGGTGAGATGCAAAGGGAGGGACTAAAACCAAATGCAATTGCATATAATGCAGTTATCAATGGATTAGCAAAAGAAGGAAGACTTAAGGAGGCATTAGGAATGCTTGATCGACTTTTGGTTTCTGATTCAGGTCCCTCTAACTCCACTTATGATTCTCTAGTGAAGGGCTTTTGCAAGGTTGGGGATGTTCCTGGGGCTAATAAGATAGTTAAGATGATGATCAATAGGGGTTTTGTGCCAACTATTATGACGTATAACTACTTCTTTAGACACTTCTCAAGGTTAGGGAAAACTGAGGAGGCAATGAGCTTGTATATCAAGCTGATTGAGTTGGGATATATTCCAGATTCTGTCACTTGTGATCTGCTGATAAGGTTATTATGCGAACAAGAGAGACTTGACCTCGTTATACAAGTTAGGAAAGAAATGAGAGCTAGAGAATGTGAGTTGGGGTTGTCTTCTTGGACCGCGTTGATTCATTTCCTATGCAAAATGCATAGGTTTGAAGATGCAATACAGGAGTTTAAAGAGATCAGAGAAAAAGGAATCATCCCTCTATACCCTATGTTTACAGAAATGATTGATGAACTAAAAGCTGAAGGAATGAATAAAATAGCAGAGAAACTATGTGATATGATGGATTCAGTTCCTTATTCCATGATGTCAGCAAGAATGTATGGCAGGTGCGGAAGTGAAGCAGCTAAGAGGAAAACAAGTATACTGCAAAAGGCTAAACATATGTCTGATATTCTAAAATCACACAAAGAAAGAGAATTTGTTACCCGAGGAAGTCGGCAGAGGATATCAAAAGCTGGTTAA
- the LOC124945135 gene encoding protein TIFY 8 isoform X2, producing MAQSKDNAKNAKQAVNPAIFHDFLGRKCASDASPSPAKAAVVVVSTGGDGRFTDASPSASLSAGGRGLVSVTSEGQVSNHFEGVPFYGLRSDPLGHDISKRFVRNKRSNSDSGFITSSGDGFQQRGGLDSVDSSHLIKMLRRTGGGGEWPRQTLDEPFFSGMHHHHHPWRSAGPSVVLQAPPLAGNRSLNIGHHPHVMGQITSLGCQPSVISTTPDEGSRTGIKGSQFLLMGVGASKQLQHKSNTSEPEAANSSVPTTSTSQQQHQHPVSGQMTIFYGGEAHVFDDVHPHKADIIMALAGSNGGSWSTTTYNASSSSKKAILTPAAESGNEMK from the exons ATGGCTCAGAGCAAGGACAATGCCAAAAACGCTAAACAAGCAGTGAACCCGGCCATCTTTCATGACTTTCTGGGGAGAAAATGTGCCTCCGATGCCTCACCTTCTCCGGCAAAAGCGGCGGTAGTTGTAGTTTCCACTGGCGGTGACGGGAGGTTTACCGATGCATCTCCCTCAGCTTCTCTCTCCGCTGGTGGCCGTGGTCTTGTCTCTGTTACCTCCG AAGGACAAGTCTCAAATCATTTTGAAGGAGTCCCATTCTACGGTTTGAGGAGTGATCCTTTGGGGCATGATATTAGCAAGCGGTTTGTGAGAAATAAGCGAAGTAATTCAGACTCGGGTTTTATCACCTCTTCTGGAGACGGATTTCAGCAAAGAGGAGGACTAGACTCCGTTGATAGTTCTCATTTGATCAAG ATGCTAAGACGAACAGGAGGAGGAGGTGAGTGGCCTAGACAGACACTTGACGAGCCATTCTTCTCGGGtatgcatcatcatcatcatccatggAGGTCTGCTGGGCCATCGGTTGTTTTACAGGCACCACCACTGGCTGGCAATCGAAGCTTGAATATCGGCCATCATCCTCATGTGATGGGCCAAATTACATCTCTTGGATGTCAACCTTCAGTTATCAGTACTACTCCTGATGAAGGATCAAGGACTGGGATTAAAGGGTCTCAGTTTCTTCTGATGGGGGTGGGGGCGAGTAAGCAGCTGCAGCACAAGTCTAACACTTCTGAACCGGAAGCAGCCAATTCCTCTGTTCCTACTACCAGCACTAg tcaacaacaacatcaacatcCAGTTAGTGGGCAGATGACTATCTTTTATGGCGGTGAAGCCCATGTTTTTGACGATGTTCACCCACATAAG GCTGATATAATAATGGCATTAGCCGGGTCGAATGGGGGATCTTGGTCAACAACAACTTATAacgcatcatcatcatcaaagaaGGCAATACTTACTCCGGCAGCAGAATcagggaatgaaatgaaatga
- the LOC124945257 gene encoding E3 ubiquitin-protein ligase At1g12760, protein MERVGSHVIDIRSGADASSSGSLNDSNVLDRQLQADRPSTIVTSAASQPAGSSSNESNSRISSSARRGNAHNRRRRRPLNSTLWISVELVLTIGQITAAIVVLSLSRHEHSRAPLFSWIVGYAFGCMATLPLLYRRYRHRNPATDQDSSQARQNSPTNNPPIVTTFSSISTTRISELEDRSSTITTNRGTSRLKAFMEYYKTAVDCFFAVWFVVGNVWIFGGHSSPSEAPNMYRLCLVFLAFSCIGYAMPFIICVTICCCLPCAISILGFREDSTQNRGATSESINSLPTYKFKVKKGKNSSGREINLSVAEGGVIAAGTDKERAITGEDAVCCICLAKYGHNDELRELGCNHLFHKECVDKWLKMNALCPLCKAEVGETVLDAVVAVTASLRN, encoded by the exons ATGGAGCGGGTTGGAAGCCATGTGATTGACATAAGGAGTGGTGCTGATGCATCTTCATCTGGTTCATTGAATGATTCTAATGTGCTAGACAGACAACTGCAGGCAGATCGGCCTTCTACTATTGTCACTTCGGCTGCATCTCAACCTGCGGGTTCATCTTCCAATGAATCAAACTCCAGGATTTCATCATCCGCTAGGAGGGGAAATGCACATAACCGTCGACGAAGAAGACCACTAAACTCTACATTATGGATATCAGTTGAATTAGTGTTAACTATTGGCCAGATAACTGCAGCTATTGTTGTTTTATCTTTGTCCAGACATGAACATTCTCGTGCTCCTTTGTTTTCATGGATTGTTGGTTATGCATTTGGATGCATGGCAACGCTTCCCCTTCTTTATCGACGATACAGGCACCGGAACCCAGCAACAGACCAAGATTCATCCCAGGCTCGGCAAAATTCTCCAACGAATAATCCTCCTATTGTCACtactttttcatctatttcaaCTACAAGGATTTCGGAGCTAGAAGATCGCTCATCTACTATTACAACCAACCGGGGAACTTCTAG ACTGAAAGCATTTATGGAATACTACAAGACGGCTGTAGATTGCTTCTTTGCTGTGTGGTTTGTTGTTGGCAATGTTTGGATCTTTGGTGGTCACTCTTCTCCATCGGAAGCTCCTAATATGTACAG GCTATGTCTAGTTTTTCTGGCTTTTAGCTGTATAGGCTATGCAATGCCTTTTATTATCTGTGTCACAATCTGCTGCTGTCTTCCTTGTGCAATTTCGATTCTGGGATTTAGAGAGGATTCAACTCAAAATAGAGGGGCCACGTCGGAATCTATAAATTCTCTGCCAACATATAAGTTCAAGGTAAAGAAAGGGAAAAACAGTAGTGGCAGAGAAATAAACTTAAGTGTGGCTGAAGGTGGAGTTATTGCTGCTGGAACTGACAAGGAACGTGCCATAACAGGGGAAGATGCT GTTTGCTGCATTTGCTTGGCAAAGTATGGTCATAATGATGAATTGAGGGAGCTAGGATgcaatcatttatttcataaagaATGTGTAGACAAGTGGTTAAAGATGAATGCACTTTGCCCGTTATGTAAAGCCGAGGTTGGTGAAACCGTTTTGGATGCTGTTGTGGCTGTAACCGCTAGCCTCAGAAACTGA
- the LOC124945467 gene encoding syntaxin-32-like → MPVKGSISSFRDRTHEFQSITERLKKSFSSSHQNGPSISNAISVDQRAALTMQSDFNKKASKIGFGIHQSSQKLSKLAKLAKRTSVFDDPTKEIQELTAVIKQDITALNSAVVDLQLYSNSRNENVSSDTSSHSTTVVDDLKNRLMTTTKEFKEVLTMRTENLKVHDNRRQLFSSSASSSKDSANPFARQRPLATSTSSSVAAPVPPPWAINGSSSLSSSSQLFPRKQFDGGESQPLLLQQHQQQQQQQQQMVPLQDSYMQSRAEALQNVESTIHELGNIFNQLATLVSQQGEIAIRIDENMDESLANVEGAQGALLKYLNNISSNRWLMIKVFFVLIFFLMIFLFFVA, encoded by the exons ATGCCTGTGAAAGGTTCAATTTCTTCATTCCGTGATCGTACGCATGAGTTTCAGAGCATAACGGAGCGATTGAAGAAATCGTTTTCCTCATCTCATCAGAATGGCCCAAGCATTAGTAATGCTATATCAGTGGATCAACGAGCTGCACTCACAATGCAATCTGATTTCAACAAGAAAGCATCCAAAATTGGGTTTGGCATACATCAATCATCTCAGAAGCTTTCCAAATTAGCCAAAT TAGCAAAGAGGACATCTGTATTTGATGATCCAACAAAGGAGATTCAAGAACTAACTGCTGTTATCAAGCAGGACATTACTGCATTAAACTCAGCTGTTGTTGATCTTCAACTTTACTCCAATTCTCGCAACGAGAATGTCTCTAGCGATACAAGCAGTCATTCAACTACAGTAGTCGATGATCTGAAGAATCGCTTGATGACCACCACAAAGGAGTTCAAAGAAGTTCTTACCATGAGAACAGAG AATTTGAAGGTTCATGATAACAGAAGACAATTGTTTTCTTCCTCGGCCTCCTCCTCTAAGGATTCTGCAAATCCCTTTGCTCGTCAACGCCCATTGGCAACTAGTACCTCCTCCTCAGTTGCAGCACCCGTTCCTCCACCCTGGGCTATTAATGGATCATCATCGTTGTCATCTTCATCACAGTTGTTTCCTAGGAAGCAGTTTGATGGCGGGGAGTCTCAACCATTGCTGCTGCAGCAACAtcaacagcagcagcagcagcagcagcagatgGTTCCGTTACAGGATAGTTATATGCAGAGTAGAGCTGAAGCTCTCCAAAACGTGGAGTCAACTATTCATGAACTGGGCAATATCTTCAACCAGTTGGCAACCCTGGTTTCTCAGCAAGGAGAAATTGCAATCAG GATCGACGAAAACATGGACGAATCATTGGCGAATGTGGAGGGGGCACAAGGGGCTCTACTAAAATACCTCAACAACATATCATCAAATAGGTGGTTGATGATCAAAGTTTTCTTCGtccttattttctttctcatgatcttcctcttcttcgtcgcctag
- the LOC124945135 gene encoding protein TIFY 8 isoform X1, with protein sequence MKAGRTTRTLESKISFFEADTYGVRELKLFFQVLIKVPYSTWFHKKRKITGQTQKNYGIFLLVMAQSKDNAKNAKQAVNPAIFHDFLGRKCASDASPSPAKAAVVVVSTGGDGRFTDASPSASLSAGGRGLVSVTSEGQVSNHFEGVPFYGLRSDPLGHDISKRFVRNKRSNSDSGFITSSGDGFQQRGGLDSVDSSHLIKMLRRTGGGGEWPRQTLDEPFFSGMHHHHHPWRSAGPSVVLQAPPLAGNRSLNIGHHPHVMGQITSLGCQPSVISTTPDEGSRTGIKGSQFLLMGVGASKQLQHKSNTSEPEAANSSVPTTSTSQQQHQHPVSGQMTIFYGGEAHVFDDVHPHKADIIMALAGSNGGSWSTTTYNASSSSKKAILTPAAESGNEMK encoded by the exons ATGAAAGCAGGAAGGACAACAAGAACCTTGGAGtctaaaataagtttttttgaAGCAGACACTTATGGGGTTAGGgaattgaaattgtttttccAAGTCTTGATCAAGGTCCCCTACTCGACATGGTTTCACAAAAAGAGAAAGATAACAGGTCAAACACAG AAAAACTATGGCATTTTTCTGTTGGTGATGGCTCAGAGCAAGGACAATGCCAAAAACGCTAAACAAGCAGTGAACCCGGCCATCTTTCATGACTTTCTGGGGAGAAAATGTGCCTCCGATGCCTCACCTTCTCCGGCAAAAGCGGCGGTAGTTGTAGTTTCCACTGGCGGTGACGGGAGGTTTACCGATGCATCTCCCTCAGCTTCTCTCTCCGCTGGTGGCCGTGGTCTTGTCTCTGTTACCTCCG AAGGACAAGTCTCAAATCATTTTGAAGGAGTCCCATTCTACGGTTTGAGGAGTGATCCTTTGGGGCATGATATTAGCAAGCGGTTTGTGAGAAATAAGCGAAGTAATTCAGACTCGGGTTTTATCACCTCTTCTGGAGACGGATTTCAGCAAAGAGGAGGACTAGACTCCGTTGATAGTTCTCATTTGATCAAG ATGCTAAGACGAACAGGAGGAGGAGGTGAGTGGCCTAGACAGACACTTGACGAGCCATTCTTCTCGGGtatgcatcatcatcatcatccatggAGGTCTGCTGGGCCATCGGTTGTTTTACAGGCACCACCACTGGCTGGCAATCGAAGCTTGAATATCGGCCATCATCCTCATGTGATGGGCCAAATTACATCTCTTGGATGTCAACCTTCAGTTATCAGTACTACTCCTGATGAAGGATCAAGGACTGGGATTAAAGGGTCTCAGTTTCTTCTGATGGGGGTGGGGGCGAGTAAGCAGCTGCAGCACAAGTCTAACACTTCTGAACCGGAAGCAGCCAATTCCTCTGTTCCTACTACCAGCACTAg tcaacaacaacatcaacatcCAGTTAGTGGGCAGATGACTATCTTTTATGGCGGTGAAGCCCATGTTTTTGACGATGTTCACCCACATAAG GCTGATATAATAATGGCATTAGCCGGGTCGAATGGGGGATCTTGGTCAACAACAACTTATAacgcatcatcatcatcaaagaaGGCAATACTTACTCCGGCAGCAGAATcagggaatgaaatgaaatga
- the LOC124910730 gene encoding polyadenylate-binding protein-interacting protein 5-like, which translates to MKSVKSSSLNPYAAAYIPLSRRNAALEEMIDYNLMEKDDPNKYVINMNQTTSLGSSSDDYNLKGKIIHGSNGSTSQSCSTIDDDRYNNDKETNMVEEFDMALTYLQMICPGISEESLTEVFLANKGDLEATVEMLRQLEMDIDDCCEHLPDSLDIGDVTEPGSSGGNETSVSEDQIAVASSSSSSSLGLGMEDSESKKP; encoded by the exons ATGAAGTCTGTAAAATCATCTTCGTTGAATCCATACGCTGCAGCATACATTCCCCTTTCAAGAAGAAATGCAGCATTAGAAGAGATGATTGATTACAATTTGATGGAAAAAGATGATCCTAATAAGTATGTAATAAACATGAACCAAACAACATCAttaggttcttcttctgatgatTACAATTTGAAGGGAAAGATTATCCATGGGTCAAATGGTTCAACCTCCCAAAGCTGCAGCACGATAGATGATGATCGATATAACAATGATAAAGAGACAAATATGGTAGAAGAGTTTGATATGGCTTTGACATATCTTCAGATGATATGTCCAGGTATATCAGAAGAATCATTGACAGAAGTCTTTTTGGCTAATAAGGGTGACTTGGAAGCAACTGTAGAAATGTTAAGGCAACTCGAG ATGGACATAGATGATTGCTGTGAACATCTTCCAGACAGCTTGGATATCGGGGATGTGACTGAACCTGGATCTTCTGGTGGGAATGAAACTTCTGTTTCCGAAGATCAAATAGCagtagcttcttcttcttcgtcttcttcacTTGGATTGGGCATGGAAGACTCCGAAAGTAAGAAACCATAA